The following proteins are encoded in a genomic region of Necator americanus strain Aroian chromosome II, whole genome shotgun sequence:
- a CDS encoding hypothetical protein (NECATOR_CHRII.G8596.T1), with product MALIDNNEHVSILFSLSALVASSLLLIASLYHLYMLEIMRRKNNIARVRDAFEKTKKALRCARWSAVEIAVLATQAGMTLEEIEEEYKKDASSRAQVLMSILGSRTNYFVRKFVQCYPSRFLRSGYKLEQQFLKKTEQKVDQIRTAISG from the exons ATGGCCCTGATAGATAATAACGAA CACGTGTCTATCCTCTTTTCACTGAGTGCGCTAGTCGCCAGTAGCCTATTGTTGATAGCAAGCCTTTATCACTTGTATATGCTTGAAATAATGAGGAGAAAGAATAATATTGCAAGGGTCAGAGACGCCttcgaaaaaacaaagaaggcACTTCGCTGTGCAAGG TGGTCAGCGGTGGAAATTGCTGTATTGGCCACACAGGCAGGCATGACCTTGGAGGAGATCGAGGAGGAATATAAAAAGGACGCTTCTAGTAGAGCGCAAGTACTTAT GTCGATTTTGGGAAGTCGTACGAATTACTTTGTACGAAAATTCGTTCAATGTTATCCGTCTCGTTTTCTTCGTTCTGGATACAAGTTAGAGCAACAGTTCTTGAAGAAAACCGAGCAAAAAGTGGATCAGATCCGAACAGCAATAAGTGGTTGA
- a CDS encoding hypothetical protein (NECATOR_CHRII.G8595.T1), producing the protein MVSVFGYFVCLLLAQVALAINANQTSAADETEAAVSRVKRCCSQMSANCCPQATLACFDACKGQCVPQCKTQYCITGCISTCSSVCSVPAQIQTPPPIQTLPPMTLPPITLPPITLPPTTLPPPPPPPPPPTQPPPQPIIVVLPPPSKAPEACQPTCQQSCLVSCPTQICFDVCLKKCDTVCQTCCMPAAAPPMPPMPPVPTLPPPPPPPPPTTTTTIATTFVPAPVMQCISLCLQPCEMQCRETRPMAVCLPLCQQTCETTCMQTQQNVMPCQFSAGGGCSCNTGYKQCGGMCCVA; encoded by the exons ATGGTTTCTGTATTTGGTTATTTCGTCTGCCTACTTCTAGCTCAAGTGGCGCTAGCGATTAATGCCAATCAAACCTCAGCAGCTGACGAG ACCGAAGCTGCAGTCTCGCGTGTTAAAAGATGCTGCTCACAGATGTCCGCAAACTGCTGTCCACAG GCGACGCTTGCTTGTTTCGATGCGTGCAAGGGTCAATGCGTTCCACAATGTAAGACGCAGTACTGCATTACTG GATGTATCAGCACATGCTCAAGTGTTTGCTCAGTTCCTGCTCAAATTCAAACTCCACCACCAATCCAGACATTACCTCCGATGACACTTCCACCTATCACATTACCACCGATCACTCTACCACCGACAACtctaccaccaccaccaccaccaccaccaccacctacTCAACCACCACCACAACCGATCATCGTCGTACTTCCACCGCCGTCGAAAGCTCCGGAAGCTTGTCAACCAACTTGTCAACAGTCGTGTCTCGTCTCCTGCCCCACACAGATTTGCTTCGACGTCTGTCTGAAGAAGTGTGATACTGTTTGCCAAACATGTTGCATGCCAGCCGCTGCACCACCAATGCCACCAATGCCGCCAGTGCCAACGCtgccaccaccgccaccaccaccaccaccaaccactactactactatagCCACAACTTTTGTACCGGCACCAGTCATGCAG TGTATCTCTTTGTGTCTTCAACCGTGTGAAATGCAATGCCGTGAAACTCGTCCGATGGCTGTTTGTCTACCACTTTGTCAGCAAACTTGTGAGACCACCTGTATGCAGACACAACAGAATGTG ATGCCTTGCCAATTTTCTGCTGGTGGAGGATGCAGTTGCAACACTGGTTACAAACAATGCGGAGGAATGTGCTGTGTAGCCTGA